A stretch of the Actinotalea sp. JY-7876 genome encodes the following:
- a CDS encoding class II glutamine amidotransferase — protein sequence MCRWLAYSGAPVALEDLLYKQANSLVLQSQHSHLGAEATNGDGFGVGWYDGHTPEPGLFRSTDPAWSDRNLRELARHVRSGHVFAHVRATSGSAVQQTNCHPFRHDDWLFMHNGSVDRFPELRRDLQLAVDPSLFPLIEGTTDSETVFHLALTYGLADDPPAAMAAAVGLVEETGRRHGVEFPFQGTLAATDGRRMWAVRYSSEGRSRTLFRNADISALRQHYPHSRALRGVPDDARLVVSEPLGDLRGAWLEVPEATCLVVDGRDEEVRPFVPRAPAA from the coding sequence ATGTGCCGATGGCTGGCGTACTCGGGGGCGCCCGTGGCGCTCGAGGACCTGTTGTACAAGCAGGCGAACTCGCTCGTGCTGCAGAGCCAGCACAGCCACCTGGGCGCGGAGGCGACGAACGGTGACGGCTTCGGGGTCGGCTGGTACGACGGCCACACCCCCGAGCCCGGGCTGTTCCGGTCCACCGACCCCGCCTGGAGCGACCGCAACCTGCGTGAGCTCGCGCGGCACGTCCGCTCCGGGCACGTCTTCGCGCACGTGCGTGCCACGAGCGGCAGCGCCGTGCAGCAGACCAACTGCCACCCGTTCCGGCACGACGACTGGCTCTTCATGCACAACGGCAGCGTCGACCGGTTCCCCGAGCTCCGGCGCGACCTGCAGCTCGCCGTCGACCCGAGCCTGTTCCCCCTCATCGAGGGCACCACCGACTCCGAGACGGTCTTCCACCTCGCGCTGACGTACGGCCTGGCCGACGACCCGCCCGCGGCGATGGCGGCCGCCGTCGGCCTGGTCGAGGAGACCGGCCGGCGACACGGCGTGGAGTTCCCGTTCCAGGGGACCCTCGCCGCGACGGACGGCCGACGGATGTGGGCGGTGCGCTACTCCTCGGAGGGCCGGTCGCGCACGCTGTTCCGCAACGCCGACATCTCCGCGCTCCGGCAGCACTACCCGCACAGCCGCGCGCTGCGGGGGGTGCCCGACGACGCCCGGCTCGTCGTCTCCGAACCGCTGGGCGACCTGCGCGGCGCCTGGCTCGAGGTGCCCGAGGCGACCTGCCTGGTGGTCGACGGGCGCGACGAGGAGGTGCGCCCGTTCGTCCCGCGCGCCCCTGCCGCCTGA
- a CDS encoding FtsX-like permease family protein has product MQEPRASARARPARPRVPWGWLAATVLRRARAQWRVLAVVGLVALLVTTSLGTLTLLVTRSEGEAVRAALATTPASELEVRVVAQDVEGGTAAAQERAALAVSAAIGVPVTARALDAESGLAEVPREGRRSALTWVAVRQGVEDHAVLVDGRWPDPAATGAVLEVAVPEAGAAALGVVTGDTIPLVDPREGEPAVGALVVGLFRAGDLDDPWWQQDRLRGVGHDPVFPVPFAGGTVVTDGVGPLVVAQAGFDASPLTVAELTVHYTPDVDGVGPGDLARLGVDRETARDGVADALRGTVSGVRYSSDLETVAGRAAGALVVTRSGVVVVALLLVVVAVATLTQSARLLAEDRRTEHELMRARGSSRAQLVAAGALESFALGGGAAVAGTLLATRVHAALVQGTTLAGTAGADVGLLPWLVAAGAALLVTAVGVTPLLGPGDTFVESEQARARPERQAALARAGLDVVLVVLGGVALWQLQTYGSPVRRSDGGVAIDPVLVVGPAVVLTAATLLALRLLPAASALLERLAARGRGIVPQLAGWEIGRRSGRAATAVLLVAVTVAVATFTRSYLSTWSTSQAEQAAFSVGAPVVVESAASQTPAVLAEGARAVGGGEPQPALVASARLRQPTQAGTGARTGHPVAVLAATASARQHLAEGRVGREGGAAVAALPGAAPSGEGIVLPDDAVGLAGTIDLSAGDPPPGVVLASRLLLEDAAGLVSAVRLPLAFSGEAAGFAVLLDGVRAPAATIAATATEADWQGGAHRTPLRVVGLEVQLVVGAPELLASSGGYRTTVEVRDLAAVVAGVGPVSATEPGPAANPLPWPSAHAVPLAGLAAPLPAEPGPTSAVVEELPAPAAGTRAWPGVVVAGDLRDLRQTGARAAATTWPEAAARPGAVVVPAVISESAAARWGSGPGGRLVLGVGDVSVDLVVTDVVPRVPTSRSGDQVAVDHTSLVRRLAVLGREDLDPTHWWVDVPAAQVDHYLAGLPDDAAGVPLGESGRSVAGLTRDLREGPLHVTLPLALRLVTLAAALVALLGYAVHTTMTLRSRDVELAQLRAVGLQRSRLVGVVTVEALVVCGLGGVVGVAVGLLVARVVGPLVAVAPDGSAPVPSVVVDVPWGDVGLVLALVAAAAAVTAVGAATRQRTADPGAILRSASR; this is encoded by the coding sequence GTGCAGGAGCCGCGGGCGAGCGCACGCGCGAGGCCGGCGCGCCCGCGGGTGCCCTGGGGCTGGCTCGCCGCCACGGTCCTGCGTCGCGCCCGCGCCCAGTGGCGCGTGCTCGCGGTGGTCGGGCTGGTGGCGCTGCTCGTGACGACGTCGCTCGGCACCCTGACGCTGCTCGTCACCCGGTCGGAGGGCGAGGCGGTGCGGGCGGCGCTCGCGACGACGCCGGCCTCGGAGCTCGAGGTGCGCGTCGTCGCCCAGGACGTCGAGGGCGGCACGGCGGCGGCGCAGGAGCGCGCGGCGCTCGCGGTCTCCGCCGCGATCGGCGTGCCGGTGACGGCGCGGGCGCTCGACGCCGAGTCCGGGCTCGCCGAGGTCCCGCGGGAGGGCAGGCGGTCCGCGCTCACGTGGGTCGCCGTGCGCCAGGGCGTCGAGGACCACGCCGTCCTGGTCGACGGCCGCTGGCCGGACCCGGCGGCCACGGGCGCAGTCCTGGAGGTGGCGGTGCCCGAGGCCGGTGCCGCCGCCCTCGGCGTCGTCACGGGGGACACCATCCCGCTCGTCGACCCGCGGGAGGGGGAGCCGGCCGTCGGGGCCCTCGTGGTCGGCCTCTTCCGTGCCGGTGACCTCGACGACCCGTGGTGGCAGCAGGACCGCCTGCGCGGCGTGGGGCACGACCCCGTCTTCCCGGTGCCCTTCGCGGGAGGCACGGTCGTGACGGACGGCGTCGGGCCCCTGGTCGTCGCCCAGGCCGGGTTCGACGCGTCGCCCCTGACCGTCGCGGAGCTGACCGTGCACTACACGCCCGACGTCGACGGGGTCGGGCCGGGTGACCTCGCGCGGCTCGGCGTCGACCGCGAGACCGCACGCGACGGGGTGGCCGACGCGCTCCGGGGCACGGTCTCGGGGGTCAGGTACTCCAGCGACCTGGAGACCGTCGCGGGCAGGGCGGCCGGGGCGCTCGTCGTGACCCGCAGCGGGGTCGTCGTCGTGGCGCTGCTGCTGGTCGTGGTGGCCGTGGCGACGCTGACGCAGAGCGCCCGTCTGCTCGCCGAGGACCGCAGGACCGAGCACGAGCTCATGCGGGCCCGGGGCTCCTCGCGGGCCCAGCTCGTCGCCGCGGGCGCGCTCGAGTCGTTCGCGCTGGGGGGCGGCGCGGCGGTCGCGGGCACGCTGCTCGCGACGCGGGTCCACGCGGCGCTCGTGCAGGGCACCACGCTGGCAGGCACGGCCGGGGCCGACGTCGGCCTCCTGCCGTGGCTCGTGGCGGCGGGCGCGGCGCTGCTCGTCACCGCGGTCGGTGTGACGCCGCTGCTCGGCCCCGGCGACACGTTCGTCGAGAGCGAGCAGGCCAGGGCCCGGCCGGAGCGGCAGGCGGCGCTCGCCCGCGCCGGTCTCGACGTCGTGCTCGTGGTGCTGGGCGGCGTGGCGCTGTGGCAGCTGCAGACCTACGGCAGCCCGGTGCGCCGCTCCGACGGCGGGGTCGCGATCGACCCCGTCCTGGTCGTGGGGCCGGCCGTGGTGCTCACGGCCGCGACGCTGCTCGCGCTGCGCCTGCTGCCCGCCGCCTCGGCGCTCCTGGAGCGACTGGCCGCGCGGGGCCGCGGCATCGTGCCGCAGCTGGCGGGGTGGGAGATCGGCCGGCGCTCGGGACGCGCCGCCACGGCCGTCCTCCTGGTGGCCGTGACGGTCGCCGTCGCCACGTTCACGCGCTCGTACCTCAGCACCTGGTCCACGTCGCAGGCGGAGCAGGCCGCCTTCTCCGTCGGGGCACCCGTCGTGGTGGAGTCGGCGGCCTCCCAGACGCCGGCGGTGCTCGCGGAGGGGGCGCGGGCGGTGGGTGGCGGCGAGCCCCAGCCGGCGCTGGTCGCGAGCGCCCGGCTCCGGCAGCCGACCCAGGCCGGGACGGGCGCGCGGACGGGGCACCCGGTCGCGGTGCTCGCCGCGACGGCGTCCGCCCGCCAGCACCTCGCCGAGGGCCGCGTCGGCCGTGAGGGCGGCGCCGCCGTCGCGGCGCTGCCGGGCGCGGCGCCGTCCGGCGAGGGGATCGTCCTGCCGGACGACGCCGTCGGCCTCGCGGGCACGATCGACCTCAGCGCGGGAGACCCGCCGCCCGGGGTGGTGCTCGCCTCGCGGCTGCTGCTCGAGGACGCGGCCGGGCTCGTCAGCGCCGTGCGCCTCCCGTTGGCCTTCTCCGGCGAGGCGGCGGGCTTCGCGGTGCTGCTCGACGGCGTCCGCGCCCCCGCCGCGACGATCGCGGCGACGGCCACCGAGGCGGACTGGCAGGGCGGTGCCCACCGGACGCCGCTGCGCGTCGTCGGCCTGGAGGTCCAGCTCGTGGTCGGCGCCCCGGAGCTGCTGGCCTCGTCCGGCGGCTATCGGACGACCGTGGAGGTGCGGGACCTCGCAGCCGTCGTCGCGGGCGTCGGGCCGGTCTCGGCGACCGAGCCGGGCCCCGCCGCGAATCCGCTCCCGTGGCCCTCGGCGCACGCGGTGCCCCTCGCCGGGCTCGCCGCGCCGCTCCCCGCCGAGCCGGGGCCCACGAGCGCCGTGGTCGAGGAGCTCCCGGCGCCGGCCGCCGGGACGCGCGCCTGGCCGGGCGTCGTCGTCGCGGGGGACCTGCGCGACCTGCGGCAGACCGGGGCCCGGGCGGCGGCGACCACCTGGCCGGAGGCGGCCGCGCGCCCCGGGGCCGTCGTCGTCCCCGCGGTGATCAGCGAGAGCGCGGCCGCGCGCTGGGGCAGCGGGCCGGGTGGCCGCCTCGTCCTGGGTGTCGGCGACGTGTCCGTCGACCTGGTGGTGACCGACGTCGTGCCGCGCGTGCCGACGTCGCGGTCCGGCGACCAGGTGGCGGTGGACCACACGTCCCTGGTACGCCGTCTCGCGGTGCTGGGGCGCGAGGACCTGGACCCGACGCACTGGTGGGTGGACGTCCCGGCCGCGCAGGTGGACCACTACCTCGCCGGCCTGCCCGACGACGCGGCCGGCGTCCCGCTCGGCGAGAGCGGGCGGAGCGTCGCAGGGCTGACGCGCGACCTGCGGGAGGGACCGCTGCACGTCACGCTGCCCCTCGCGCTGCGGCTCGTCACGCTCGCGGCGGCCCTGGTGGCCCTCCTCGGCTACGCGGTGCACACGACGATGACGCTCCGCTCGCGCGACGTCGAGCTGGCCCAGCTGCGCGCGGTCGGGCTGCAGCGCTCGCGCCTGGTCGGCGTCGTGACCGTGGAGGCGCTGGTGGTGTGCGGCCTCGGCGGGGTGGTGGGCGTCGCGGTCGGGCTCCTCGTCGCCCGCGTGGTCGGACCGCTGGTCGCCGTCGCGCCCGACGGGAGCGCGCCGGTGCCGTCCGTGGTCGTCGACGTGCCGTGGGGGGACGTCGGGCTCGTGCTCGCCCTCGTGGCGGCGGCCGCCGCGGTGACGGCCGTGGGTGCGGCGACCCGGCAGCGGACCGCCGACCCGGGCGCCATCCTGCGATCGGCGTCGCGGTGA
- a CDS encoding FtsX-like permease family protein: MIGRRRPRRPVLTSTPGRAGEASRHRPRSPRRLTALLGGGPRLVALRCRADAGLLAVCWLLVALAALLAVLAPRGVLRALDDGARAAVRDAGASADLVLESAPAYYGPYSIGAVQDFVDDTEFLERRLVAPLAATTGPGVAHLVVEPVDVLLRDPGVGSAVGEDAVGDDAVEGDVVEAGGLAEDAVFRTRLTMLPTATLAALRVVQGEPVTDALPPEGEPRPVALPVAWAQASDVAVGDVLWLRHFSDLGVTATTVEVTTLVEPADPSAAVWQALGWVWEEPSASADAPLLAGPAVVTQAASALGAEAMGTVVLPTDADAYTAAVAADVALQLDRITRSDVPFPGTMTNLVLARSALDETLDAYHDQARAARAQMDLAVAGAVGVAVLVLVLAARLLVARRAAATALERARGASVASVALRAAAESVPLTLAAVVPVLVLGHLLGGVPPGAAAPVLAVVAVAVLAAPAQTAVLARRQWGATRVPANPRDRVRLARRRAVRRAVLEGGLLVLAAAAVTALRDRGLLQTRTAGTDPFLAAAPLLLVAAVTLVVVRLHPGPVRAAAALARRTRGPLGVVGASRAQRAVAALPVLTLALGTGVAVSSMLLLSTVAEGQVDASWSRVGADARVDVTRMRGTDGEALARDLADEPGVTAVSAAAVTAGTALDLGPRNVNVSVLAVDGAFADLVRGVPGAGTDVAALAGLAGTAAGDAVPAVVDAALARDLGDAVEDPLTVTFRGTRLTVRVVGTTDVAPDGQLPGPFLYLSPEHVVPLMDEPLARDVVWVSGPGASDAVAGLPADAVTTRVGWLAERRGPGLVGGVQGLMALTLSMTGVLAAAALVLTVVSGARERGRTLALLRTLGMRPGAGWWLALAEVGPAVLAAVLAGAASGVLVVLALGPALGLEVMTGGVGMPDLVVDPGAVVGLLAAVAALAGLAVVVEVLVHRRDGLHEVLRVGGD; the protein is encoded by the coding sequence GTGATCGGGCGCCGTCGGCCGCGCCGGCCGGTCCTCACCTCGACGCCCGGGAGGGCGGGCGAGGCGTCGCGCCACCGCCCGCGCTCGCCGCGCCGCCTGACGGCGCTGCTGGGCGGGGGACCGCGCCTGGTGGCGCTGCGGTGCCGCGCCGACGCAGGGCTGCTCGCCGTCTGCTGGCTGCTGGTGGCGCTGGCCGCGCTGCTCGCCGTCCTGGCGCCGCGCGGGGTGCTCCGGGCGCTGGACGACGGCGCGCGCGCCGCGGTCCGGGACGCCGGCGCCTCGGCGGACCTCGTCCTCGAGTCCGCGCCGGCCTACTACGGGCCCTACAGCATCGGGGCCGTCCAGGACTTCGTCGACGACACGGAGTTCCTCGAGCGGCGGCTCGTCGCGCCGCTCGCCGCCACGACCGGTCCCGGGGTCGCGCACCTCGTCGTGGAGCCCGTGGACGTGCTGCTGCGGGACCCGGGCGTCGGCAGCGCGGTCGGCGAGGATGCGGTCGGGGACGACGCGGTCGAGGGCGACGTGGTCGAGGCGGGCGGCCTGGCCGAGGACGCCGTGTTCCGGACGCGCCTGACCATGCTGCCCACGGCGACCCTGGCCGCGCTGCGGGTGGTGCAGGGGGAACCCGTGACGGACGCGCTGCCCCCGGAGGGCGAGCCGCGCCCCGTCGCGCTGCCGGTGGCGTGGGCGCAGGCGTCTGACGTCGCGGTCGGGGACGTGCTCTGGCTGCGTCACTTCTCCGACCTCGGCGTGACCGCCACGACCGTCGAGGTCACCACCCTGGTCGAGCCCGCGGACCCGTCGGCCGCGGTGTGGCAGGCCCTGGGCTGGGTGTGGGAGGAGCCGTCCGCGAGCGCCGACGCGCCGCTGCTCGCCGGCCCGGCAGTCGTGACCCAGGCCGCGTCGGCCCTCGGGGCGGAGGCCATGGGGACCGTCGTGCTCCCGACGGACGCGGACGCCTACACCGCCGCCGTGGCCGCCGACGTCGCCCTCCAGCTCGACCGCATCACCCGGAGCGACGTGCCCTTCCCCGGGACGATGACCAACCTGGTCCTCGCGCGGTCGGCGCTGGACGAGACCCTGGACGCCTACCACGACCAGGCCCGCGCGGCCCGTGCGCAGATGGACCTGGCCGTCGCCGGGGCGGTCGGGGTGGCCGTGCTCGTCCTCGTGCTCGCCGCGCGGCTCCTGGTGGCCCGGCGCGCCGCCGCCACGGCGCTCGAACGGGCACGCGGCGCGTCCGTCGCGAGCGTCGCGCTGCGCGCTGCCGCCGAGTCGGTCCCGCTGACGCTGGCCGCCGTCGTCCCGGTGCTCGTGCTGGGTCACCTGCTCGGCGGCGTCCCGCCGGGTGCCGCGGCGCCGGTGCTCGCCGTGGTCGCCGTCGCAGTCCTGGCGGCTCCCGCGCAGACGGCCGTGCTGGCGCGCCGGCAGTGGGGGGCGACGCGCGTGCCGGCCAACCCGCGCGACCGCGTGCGGCTCGCGCGGCGCCGCGCGGTCCGGCGCGCCGTGCTCGAGGGCGGCCTGCTCGTCCTGGCGGCGGCGGCCGTCACGGCCCTGCGCGACCGCGGGCTGCTCCAGACGAGGACCGCCGGGACCGACCCGTTCCTGGCCGCCGCGCCCCTCCTGCTGGTGGCCGCGGTGACGCTCGTCGTCGTCCGCCTGCACCCCGGCCCCGTGCGGGCGGCCGCGGCGCTCGCGCGCCGGACCCGCGGCCCGCTCGGGGTGGTCGGGGCAAGCCGCGCGCAGCGCGCCGTCGCCGCGCTGCCCGTGCTGACCCTCGCCCTGGGCACGGGCGTGGCCGTGTCGAGCATGCTGCTGCTGAGCACCGTCGCCGAGGGCCAGGTGGACGCCTCGTGGTCCCGGGTCGGCGCGGACGCCCGTGTCGACGTCACGCGGATGCGGGGGACCGACGGTGAGGCGCTGGCGCGTGACCTGGCCGACGAGCCCGGCGTGACGGCGGTGTCGGCGGCGGCCGTGACGGCGGGGACCGCGCTGGACCTCGGGCCGCGGAACGTCAACGTGTCGGTGCTGGCGGTCGACGGGGCGTTCGCCGACCTGGTCCGGGGCGTGCCGGGCGCCGGCACCGACGTCGCCGCCCTCGCCGGCCTGGCGGGAACCGCGGCGGGTGACGCGGTGCCTGCGGTGGTGGACGCGGCGCTGGCGCGCGACCTGGGCGACGCCGTCGAGGACCCCCTCACGGTGACGTTCCGCGGGACGCGCCTGACCGTGCGCGTGGTGGGCACCACGGACGTCGCCCCGGACGGCCAGCTCCCGGGGCCGTTCCTCTACCTGTCGCCCGAGCACGTCGTCCCGCTCATGGACGAGCCCCTCGCGCGTGACGTCGTGTGGGTGTCCGGCCCGGGGGCGTCCGACGCCGTCGCGGGGCTGCCGGCCGACGCGGTGACGACCCGCGTCGGGTGGCTCGCCGAGCGCCGCGGCCCCGGGCTGGTGGGCGGCGTCCAGGGCCTCATGGCGCTCACACTGTCGATGACCGGCGTGCTGGCCGCGGCGGCGCTCGTCCTCACGGTCGTGTCGGGGGCCCGCGAGCGCGGCCGGACGCTGGCCCTGCTGCGCACGCTCGGCATGCGCCCGGGAGCGGGGTGGTGGCTCGCGCTCGCGGAGGTCGGCCCGGCGGTGCTGGCGGCCGTCCTGGCCGGCGCCGCGTCGGGCGTGCTGGTCGTGCTCGCGCTGGGCCCCGCGCTCGGGCTCGAGGTCATGACCGGGGGCGTCGGCATGCCCGACCTGGTCGTCGACCCGGGCGCGGTGGTGGGGCTGCTCGCCGCCGTCGCAGCGCTCGCCGGCCTGGCCGTGGTCGTCGAGGTCCTGGTGCACCGGCGCGACGGCCTGCACGAGGTGCTGCGCGTCGGGGGCGACTGA